A portion of the Kazachstania africana CBS 2517 chromosome 2, complete genome genome contains these proteins:
- the REX2 gene encoding Rex2p (similar to Saccharomyces cerevisiae REX2 (YLR059C); ancestral locus Anc_8.35), translating to MFLKSVVKTKALRLPSARRLLPFVSQYYRRPSLSLWKMSQQNSLSPFEERNKIFKPIVWVDCEMTGLDHVNDRIIEICCIITDGNLNIIDETGYESVVHCDKSVLDNMNEWCIEHHGNSGLTAKVLASDKTKEQVETELLDYVKKYIPEKNTGILAGNSIHMDRLFMLKEFPTVIDHLFYRLIDVSTIMEVSRRHNPDLASVFPKKETAHTAKKDILESIEQLRWYMKHYLKNTEETKAFVEVAAVEKRRLEQEGLATLSDSTVKVNQNITIEVETEETTIDVVNVDIETKKKHKKKSSKRKESKSSDKSKKRKKEKEDDRSSSKSKKKYKKKSQSS from the coding sequence ATGTTCTTAAAGAGTGTTGTAAAAACTAAAGCTTTACGACTTCCATCAGCGCGCAGACTGCTTCCTTTTGTAAGTCAATACTACAGACGTCCTTCTTTGAGTTTATGGAAGATGAGCCAGCAAAATAGTTTGTCTCCTTTTGAAGAGAGAAATAAGATTTTCAAACCCATAGTTTGGGTCGATTGTGAAATGACAGGTTTAGACCATGTTAACGATCGTATTATCGAGATATGCTGTATTATAACGGATGGGAACTTAAATATAATAGATGAGACTGGTTATGAGAGTGTTGTCCACTGTGATAAGTCAGTCTTAGATAACATGAATGAATGGTGTATTGAACATCATGGGAACAGTGGTTTGACTGCTAAAGTACTCGCCAGTGATAAGACCAAGGAGCAAGTTGAAACTGAGTTGTTAGATTACgttaaaaaatatattcctGAGAAAAATACGGGTATCTTAGCGGGTAATTCTATTCATATGGATAGATTGTTTATGTTGAAAGAATTTCCAACTGTGATCGATCATTTATTCTACCGATTAATTGACGTCAGTACTATAATGGAAGTTTCGAGGAGACACAATCCTGATCTGGCTAGCGTTTTCCCAAAAAAGGAAACCGCACATACTGCAAAGAAAGATATTCTAGAGAGTATAGAGCAATTAAGGTGGTATATGAAGCACTACCTGAAAAATACCGAGGAGACTAAAGCATTTGTCGAAGTTGCTGCTGTGGAGAAGAGAAGACTCGAACAAGAAGGACTGGCGACATTATCTGACAGCACCGTCAAagtaaatcaaaatatcacTATCGAAGTTGAAACTGAAGAAACAACGATTGATGTTGTCAACGTAGACATTGAgacaaaaaagaaacacaagaagaagagtaGCAAGAGgaaagaatcaaaatctagcgataaatctaaaaagaggaagaaagaaaaagaagatgacaGATCCTCTTCAAAATCCAAAAAGAAATACAAGAAAAAGTCTCAATCTTCTTAA
- the RTR1 gene encoding RNA polymerase II subunit B1 CTD phosphatase RTR1 (similar to Saccharomyces cerevisiae YDR066C and YER139C; ancestral locus Anc_8.181): protein MSSVSVQTIHEKVLKPFQKHRQLSIRESELLILELLELLCDTALEDELSLKYIARFLTPETYSDLVEERNINNRCGYPLCTKSPERSRIKTNNAKIENFLLENNPYAYLSMYCNKFHFRCSQFYQLQLSDEALFTRVGIHLIVDTIPKQGEENTVTLFEELLRERATNEDIKSLISSLKKLGLQGHEGDANKENEDEILEQELSKWLGEINIVENENPDVLGDLTRED from the coding sequence ATGAGTAGCGTTTCTGTGCAAACAATCCATGAAAAAGTTTTAAAGCCTTTCCAGAAGCATAGACAGCTGTCTATAAGGGAATCCGAACTCTTGATATTAGAGCTGCTGGAGCTGTTATGTGACACTGCCTTGGAAGATGAGCTATCTTTGAAGTATATCGCTAGATTCTTAACTCCTGAGACATATTCTGACTTAGTCGAAGAGAGAAATATAAACAACAGATGTGGGTATCCACTGTGCACAAAATCACCCGAAAGAAGTAGAATTAAGACTAATAATGCCAAAATTGAGAACTTTCTTCTGGAAAATAATCCTTATGCttatctttcaatgtaTTGTAATAAGTTCCATTTCAGATGTTCTCAATTTTATCAGTTACAATTGTCTGATGAAGCTCTGTTCACTAGAGTAGGTATACATCTTATTGTTGATACGATCCCTAAACAAggtgaagaaaatacaGTCACCCTTTTTGAAGAGCTGCTAAGAGAAAGAGCTACTAATGAAGatataaaatcattgatttcaagTCTGAAAAAGTTAGGGTTGCAGGGCCATGAGGGTGATGCCAACAAGGAAAATGAGGATGAAATCTTAGAGCAAGAGTTATCAAAGTGGTTGGGAGAGATTAATATCgtagaaaatgaaaatccTGATGTTTTGGGTGATCTAACGAGGGAGGACTGA
- the SCC4 gene encoding cohesin-loading factor complex subunit SCC4 (similar to Saccharomyces cerevisiae SCC4 (YER147C); ancestral locus Anc_8.196) has product MNVNQLHALAMEYKSTAYAHSTTIECESELTEYFTLIKMSVATLTYIKAKCTISFQQEFQITMEIIDILLNETFNFDLVEDHIVEMREKLRSYSNVTDYILMLDFVTLYTIPLKKETKFQYNIALRNCDQLLNELDPSTSWFKIFKYVDCCLCMKLGKTKRVIKNFNELLALDNIENISQFNTFILLSFINFHLEQRLPISDELLDKLNNKINSELVGERLFVWKLILQMIIKIYNDENITNNLNAFKEFFASNKDKLTIHDPSVTITMENNLSFQITHPGIFNYKDLKNVLLFLQSISYLTNCYDPNSNFSTKFLPKVFNTTTKLIKAIDCSDKSISFIDFKVNWYNDILLHCEFYKIWENLLLNSNIQNNMKKSPYTALLDAISTQIDSGEQRNVLEAYSKMFNKKSVPNEIKLICLLNSYTVVISKISKTNSNIEIQEYISTCNEIWAKINTVVKLTDIQYNNVWDCTITILWIISHFEAFTENPLPSTDGEKSEYITKLNHYYENNKLLTTAENVIKNEAARLKKSLLLQILINYLGGRIIETDLNQIYQISHVCFKISKLQKMKGISYITGLWHLMNCTIAMKSKEVAITKAKLESLLSD; this is encoded by the coding sequence ATGAATGTTAATCAGTTGCATGCATTGGCTATGGAATATAAATCCACCGCATATGCTCATTCTACTACTATAGAATGTGAATCTGAACTCACAGAATACTTTACGCTGATTAAAATGTCCGTTGCTACGTTAACATATATCAAAGCGAAATGTACTATTAGTTTTCAACAGGAATTCCAGATCACGATGGaaataattgatattttactcaatgaaactttcaattttgatttggtGGAGGACCACATCGTGGAAATGAGAGAGAAACTACGTAGTTATTCAAACGTTACAGACTACATCCTGATGTTGGATTTCGTTACGTTATATACtataccattgaaaaaggaaaCGAAATTTCAATACAATATTGCATTGAGGAACTGTGACCAGTTATTGAATGAGCTAGATCCCAGTACAAGTTggtttaaaatatttaaatacGTTGATTGCTGTCTTTGTATGAAACTAGGGAAGACAAAGAGGGTCATCAAGAATTTTAACGAATTGTTGGCGCtggataatattgaaaatatttcacagTTTAATACATTCATCTTACTTTCGTTTATTAATTTCCATCTAGAACAAAGATTACCCATTTCCGATGAACTTCTagataaattgaacaataaAATAAACAGTGAACTTGTTGGTGAAAGGTTGTTCGTATGGAAGTtaatattacaaatgattattaaaatttatAACGACGAAAACATCactaataatttgaatgcTTTTAAGGAATTTTTCGCTTCAAATAAAGACAAGTTAACTATTCATGATCCATCTGTGACTATCACCATGGAGAATAACCTGTCCTTCCAAATAACGCATCCAggtattttcaattataaagatttgaaaaatgtaCTCTTATTCTTACAAAGTATAAGTTATCTAACAAATTGCTACGATCCAAATTCCAACTTCTCGACTaaatttttaccaaaaGTCTTCAACACAACTACAAAGTTGATTAAAGCAATTGATTGCAGtgataaatcaatttcattcatcGATTTTAAAGTAAATTGGTATAACGATATCCTTTTGCATTGcgaattttacaaaatttggGAAAATTTACTCTTAAATTCTAATATTCAGaataatatgaaaaaatcaCCATATACTGCTTTACTTGATGCGATATCAACACAAATTGATAGTGGTGAACAACGAAATGTGCTTGAAGCctattcaaaaatgtttAACAAGAAATCAGTACCAAACGAGATCAAATTGATTTGTTTACTCAATTCATACACTGTTGTGATATCAAAGATAAGCAAAACGAACTCGAATATCgaaattcaagaatatataaGTACCTGTAACGAAATCTGGGCAAAGATTAATACAGTAGTGAAATTGACAGATATACAGTATAATAATGTTTGGGATTGTACAATTACCATATTGTGGATAATATCGCATTTTGAGGCATTTACTGAGAATCCATTACCAAGTACAGATGGGGAAAAGAGTGAATACATCacaaaattgaatcattattatgaaaataacaaattACTGACAACCGCTGAGAATGTTATAAAAAATGAGGCAGCaagattgaagaaaagtttacttttacaaatattgatCAATTATCTCGGAGGTAGAATCATTGAAACAGACttaaatcaaatttatcaaatctcGCACGTATGTTTCAAGATCTCGAAGCTGCAGAAGATGAAAGGTATTTCCTATATAACAGGCTTATGGCATCTGATGAACTGTACAATTGCAATGAAATCGAAAGAAGTTGCCATAACAAAGGCAAAGTTAGAAAGCTTACTATCAgattaa
- the SPT15 gene encoding TATA-binding protein (similar to Saccharomyces cerevisiae SPT15 (YER148W); ancestral locus Anc_8.197) produces MSEQERLEEFKKANKLVFDPNTRQVWESQEKQEEDMKMKEEPIEEEGSSTSGIVPTLQNIVATVNLGCRLDLKTVALHARNAEYNPKRFAAVIMRIREPKTTALIFASGKMVVTGAKSEDDSKLASRKYARIIQKIGFAAKFTDFKIQNIVGSCDVKFPIRLEGLAFSHGTFSSYEPELFPGLIYRMVKPKIVLLIFVSGKIVLTGAKQREEIYQAFEAIYPVLSEFRKM; encoded by the coding sequence ATGTCCGAACAAGAAAGgttagaagaatttaagAAGGCAAATAAGTTGGTGTTTGATCCAAATACCAGACAAGTGTGGGAGAGCcaagaaaaacaagaagaggatatgaaaatgaaggaaGAACCAATTGAGGAGGAAGGTTCATCAACATCTGGTATAGTACCTACCttacaaaatattgttgCTACTGTAAATTTGGGATGTCGATTAGATTTGAAGACAGTGGCGTTACATGCACGTAATGCAGAATATAACCCAAAACGTTTTGCTGCCGTGATTATGCGTATTAGAGAACCAAAGACTACGGCGTTAATTTTTGCATCAGGTAAGATGGTCGTTACTGGTGCTAAGAGTGAAGACGATTCCAAATTAGCAAGTAGAAAATATGCGAGAATTATACAGAAAATTGGGTTTGCTGCCAAATTTACAGATTTCAAGatacaaaatattgttgGATCATGTGACGTTAAATTTCCAATAAGATTAGAAGGTTTAGCTTTCAGTCACGGTACTTTCTCATCGTATGAACCTGAATTATTTCCCGGTTTAATTTATAGAATGGTTAAGCCTAAGAttgttcttttaattttcgTTTCAGGCAAGATCGTCTTAACTGGTGCAAAGCAAAGAGAAGAAATCTATCAAGCTTTTGAAGCCATATATCCTGTGCTGAGtgaatttagaaaaatgTAA
- the COX15 gene encoding Cox15p (similar to Saccharomyces cerevisiae COX15 (YER141W); ancestral locus Anc_8.183) produces MLLQRGLQRNISHRTFPNLSKLPVTFSKEPLKANKLLKCQFQLSKQVGYNFRSFSTSVPRDNAVVPSPAETTRTSNTVAYWLIGTSGLVFGIVVLGGLTRLTESGLSITEWKPVTGTLPPMNQKEWEEEFSKYKESPEFKQLNSHINLDEFKFIFFMEWVHRLWGRAIGVVFIAPAIYFAVRKRTSSHVNKRLLYLTSILGLQGFIGWWMVKSGLDQEQLDERRSKPTVSQYRLTTHLGAAFFLYMGMLYTGLDILKENKWVKNPDSALKLFKRLNSSSLNSMRKFSIIMLAASFITAMSGGMVAGLDAGWIYNTFPKMGETWIPSNRELFDDNFARREDKSDLWWRNLLENPTTVQLIHRIFAISTFTGVVALHMVAIKKKQIMPRNAQMNVHTLMGVVTLQLCLGICTLWYYVPVHLASTHQAGALALVTSALILVNQLRKPRANIKNIINNVSIKQAGVNNPSISKKILTETAKLASK; encoded by the coding sequence ATGCTCCTTCAGAGAGGTTTGCAAAGAAATATTTCGCACCGAACATTCCctaatttatcaaaattaccAGTAACGTTCTCAAAGGAACCATTGAAGGCTAATAAGTTGTTAAAGTGCCAGTTTCAACTTTCGAAACAAGTGGGTTACAATTTTCGTTCTTTTTCTACTTCTGTTCCAAGAGACAATGCCGTGGTACCATCCCCTGCCGAAACTACTCGGACCTCCAATACTGTTGCCTATTGGTTAATCGGTACTTCAGGATTGGTCTTTGGCATCGTTGTCCTCGGTGGCTTGACAAGATTAACTGAATCAGGGTTGAGTATCACAGAGTGGAAACCGGTGACTGGTACATTACCTCCAATGAACCAAAAGGAAtgggaagaagaattttcaaaatataagGAATCACCCGAATTCAAGCAATTAAATTCACATATCAATCttgatgaattcaaattcattttttttatggAATGGGTCCATAGGTTATGGGGTCGTGCCATAGGCGTAGTCTTTATTGCGCCTGCTATTTATTTTGCTGTTCGTAAGAGAACTTCCTCCCATGTCAATAAAAGACTATTGTATTTAACTTCGATCTTAGGTTTACAAGGTTTCATTGGTTGGTGGATGGTCAAGTCGGGTTTAGATCAAGAACAACTAGATGAAAGAAGATCGAAACCAACTGTCTCTCAATACAGATTAACCACTCATTTAGGTGCggcttttttcttatacATGGGTATGTTATATACCGGTCTCGACATTTTAAAGGAGAATAAGTGGGTAAAGAATCCTGATAGTGCCttgaaacttttcaaaaggcTTAATAGTTCTTCTTTAAACTCAATGAggaaattttcaatcatAATGTTAGCTGCAAGTTTTATCACTGCCATGAGTGGTGGTATGGTAGCAGGCCTAGATGCTGGGTGGATTTATAATACATTCCCGAAGATGGGTGAGACGTGGATTCCAAGTAACCGTGAACTGTTCGATGACAATTTTGCTCGTAGAGAGGATAAGAGTGATTTATGGTGGAGAAACTTATTAGAAAACCCTACAACGGTACAATTAATCCATAGAATTTTTGCTATTTCGACATTTACTGGTGTGGTAGCATTACATATGGTTGCAATCAAAAAGAAGCAAATTATGCCCAGAAATGCGCAGATGAATGTCCATACGTTGATGGGTGTAGTTACTTTGCAACTTTGTCTTGGTATTTGTACCTTATGGTATTACGTTCCAGTGCATTTGGCATCTACCCATCAAGCTGGTGCCTTGGCGTTAGTGACCAGTGCCTTGATATTAGTCAATCAATTGAGGAAACCCAGAGctaatattaaaaatatcataaaCAATGTTTCTATCAAGCAAGCAGGAGTTAATAATCCTTCAATCagtaagaaaattttaactGAAACTGCAAAGCTGGCTTCGAAATAA
- the MAG1 gene encoding DNA-3-methyladenine glycosylase II (similar to Saccharomyces cerevisiae MAG1 (YER142C); ancestral locus Anc_8.184), translating to MKRTHDDTVKEEEGDCENQLPVQVEDEPIRTELSEEFLKRHSDLFGEACAFITKVDPTLIETIEYSDFPLFKRPQDGEKSTLALQDYFVKLGGAIIGQQISNIAAKNIRGRFCDYFGGIFPSYKRLLETLAVPAQKAEVKACGLSARKLEYLESLASYFAENEEHITDLFHKGDENDQEVVDDLVGGIKGIGPWTAKMFLVTGLKRFDVFAPEDVGVARGFSKYISMKDPKSVAKYNLNRKGVKKSKIKHKKTNWKIYDDDVMEEYAKIFSPYRTIFMFILWRLSGAHIDAMIKVEKEFTSDS from the coding sequence ATGAAAAGAACACATGATGACACCgtgaaggaagaagagggAGATTGTGAGAACCAATTGCCTGTACAGGTGGAAGATGAGCCCATAAGAACCGAACTCTCTGAAGAGTTTTTGAAGAGACATTCAGATTTGTTTGGTGAAGCCTGTGCATTTATAACCAAAGTGGACCCAACATTGATTGAAACAATCGAATACAGTGATTTCCCACTGTTCAAGAGACCACAGGATGGTGAGAAGTCCACTTTGGCTTTGCAGGACTATTTTGTAAAACTGGGTGGGGCTATCATTGGACAGCAGATTAGTAATATAGCTGCTAAAAACATAAGAGGACGTTTCTGTGATTATTTCGGCGGTATCTTTCCCTCATATAAAAGACTATTAGAGACGTTGGCTGTTCCAGCCCAGAAGGCTGAAGTTAAAGCCTGTGGGTTAAGTGCACGtaaattggaatatttaGAGTCACTTGCATCTTACTTTGCCGAAAATGAAGAACATATAACTGATTTATTCCATAAAGGTGATGAAAACGATCAAGAAGTAGTAGATGATCTAGTGGGGGGTATTAAGGGGATTGGCCCATGGACTGCGAAGATGTTTTTAGTAACAGGACTAAAGAGGTTTGACGTCTTTGCACCGGAAGATGTTGGTGTTGCAAGAGgattttccaaatatatatCCATGAAAGATCCAAAATCAGTGGCAAAATACAATTTAAACAGGAAAGGTGTAAAGAAGAGTAAGATCAAGCATAAGAAGacaaattggaaaatttatgatgatgacgTTATGGAAGAATATGCTAAGATATTTTCACCATATAGAACTATTTTCATGTTCATTTTATGGAGATTATCAGGTGCCCATATAGATGCAATGAtcaaagttgaaaaagagTTCACTTCTGATTCctaa
- the LSM5 gene encoding RNA-binding protein LSM5 (similar to Saccharomyces cerevisiae LSM5 (YER146W); ancestral locus Anc_8.192), producing MSLPDVLPLEVIDKTINQPVWIILQSNREFTGTLVGFDDFVNVIIDDAKEYIVNDNGENELVMEHHGRLLLSGGNINMLVPGGKKDI from the coding sequence ATGAGTCTACCAGATGTACTACCATTAGAAGTTATTGATAAGACAATAAATCAACCTGTATGGATAATATTGCAATCTAACAGAGAGTTTACAGGTACTTTGGTTGgttttgatgattttgttaATGTTATAATTGATGATGCTAAAGAATATATCGTAAATGACAatggtgaaaatgaattggTTATGGAACATCACGGCAGATTACTACTAAGTGGTGGTAATATTAATATGTTAGTGCCAGGTGGCAAAAAGGATATATAG
- the EMP65 gene encoding Emp65p (similar to Saccharomyces cerevisiae YER140W; ancestral locus Anc_8.182), translating to MVKIPLHVEKFMLYTLLASFDSFLYYFTVLPMKIVVDFCRKPNLSSWIRKTYKERLTLFMILVSSFVLSRLDTSKVYHKVKRQSVMKLYMLFSILEIADKMLSTMGQSLVSVLLSKRNHDVHYRYKQILLVPICSLYLICHGFLLIYQSIALNVAVNSYSNSLLTLLLSIQFAEIKASVFKKFDTEGLFQITISDTVERFKLVILLLIIIIRNFSAMPLSLNMFKSFGIKNEFSIFNLVPRLWIPMITFVGSEILIDWIKHAYIIKFNRIRPIMYDKFYYIMYKDHSTSFRKYQDRLGLPLPAYVIISIVMIRPTIHQMLHTSHSSFLTSILVSSFIIMIIFIALSFLKFSIHTILVKWEKRIELDWTKKQNNTVVSANDFVPGLVSDGRGQMDHQAREIIFSDMSEKTVETKAPSSANVGQLQNGGTCKGAGSLESVSRYKMVSKRIW from the coding sequence ATGGTAAAAATACCATTGCACGTAGAAAAATTCATGCTATACACACTATTAGCatcatttgattcatttCTCTACTATTTCACAGTGTTACCCATGAAAATAGTGGTAGATTTTTGCAGAAAGCCCAATCTTTCAAGCTGGATTAGAAAGACATATAAGGAAAGACTGACATTGTTTATGATCCTTGtatcttcatttgtttTGAGCAGACTAGACACGTCAAAAGTATATCATAAAGTAAAGAGACAAAGTGTTATGAAACTATACATGCTTTTTAGTATATTAGAAATCGCTGACAAGATGCTTTCTACCATGGGACAAAGTTTGGTTTCAGTCTTACTgtcaaaaagaaatcatGACGTCCATTATAGATACAAGCAGATTTTATTAGTCCCAATATGTTCACTATATCTAATCTGTCATGGGTTTCTATTGATATACCAATCTATTGCATTAAATGTGGCAGTAAATTCATATTCTAACTCATTATtaacattattattatcgaTACAATTTGCAGAGATAAAGGCTTCagtcttcaaaaaatttgatacaGAAGGtttatttcaaatcacCATTTCTGATACCGTagaaagattcaaattagtcattttattattgataataattATCAGAAATTTTAGTGCCATGCCACTAAGTCTCAACATGTTCAAGTCCTTCGGAATTAAgaatgaattttcaattttcaacCTAGTACCAAGATTGTGGATTCCCATGATCACTTTTGTAGGAAGTGAAATACTGATCGATTGGATTAAACATGCATACataatcaaattcaataggATAAGACCCATAATGTACgataaattttattacaTCATGTATAAAGATCATTCAACAAGTTTTCGTAAATATCAAGATAGATTGGGCCTACCACTCCCCGCATACGTTATAATTTCGATTGTTATGATCCGTCCAACTATCCATCAGATGTTACACACATCTCACTCATCTTTTTTAACTTCAATTCTGGTTAGCTCCTTCATTATcatgataatttttattgCGCTAAGTTTCctcaaattttccattcaTACCATTTTAGTGAAGTGGGAGAAAAGAATAGAGCTCGACTGGACAAAAAAGCAAAACAACACTGTCGTATCAGCTAATGATTTTGTCCCTGGCCTTGTCAGTGATGGTAGAGGACAGATGGATCATCAAGCGAGAgagattatattttctgaCATGTCGGAGAAGACTGTAGAGACCAAGGCCCCTTCTTCTGCTAATGTTGGACAACTGCAAAACGGAGGTACTTGTAAGGGGGCAGGTTCGTTGGAAAGTGTATCAAGATATAAAATGGTCTCCAAAAGAATATGGTAA
- the DDI1 gene encoding Ddi1p (similar to Saccharomyces cerevisiae DDI1 (YER143W); ancestral locus Anc_8.185): MNLTVSNEVTEQIYGPVEVNEDMTLSDLIALLELDCGFDTNKSDLYHNMDILNVNDDKDKLLKDLQIVDDDLLLIRNRITVVNPSELNDEEYVEQFRRELLQNQYLRQQLTAQIPGLEQMLQDRQLFFDRLSPVILQRRYADTAQLQSNPFGIPQDEYTKLMNDPETPENKKRLDELINQRAIDEQLRNAYEYTPEVFATVTMLYISLEINGQPVKAFVDSGAQMTIMSSRLAEQTGLSKLIDKRFIGEAHGVGTGKILGRIHQAQIRIETQYIPSSFVVLDTQIDLLIGLDMLKRHQACIDLEKNVLRIAGVETKFLGEADIPKDFESATTNTLKSTESASETSGTSATKTRQINAPQPGAVATPSTVPTSSHANTYPENTIKQLMDLGFSRNEVIKALDATGGNADFAASFLFN, translated from the coding sequence ATGAATTTGACGGTTTCTAACGAAGTGACGGAACAGATTTATGGCCCTGTTGAAGTTAATGAGGACATGACTCTATCAGATTTAATCGCATTATTAGAACTCGATTGTGGATTTGATACAAACAAGTCTGATCTGTATCATAATATGGACATTCTCAAtgttaatgatgataaGGATAAGCTTCTTAAGGATCTTCAGATAGTTGACgatgatttattattgattaGAAATAGAATTACCGTGGTAAATCCAAgtgaattgaatgatgaagagTACGTTGAACAATTTAGGCGTGAGTTATTACAAAATCAATACTTGAGACAACAACTGACGGCTCAAATTCCCGGTTTGGAACAGATGTTACAGGATAGACAGTTATTTTTTGATCGTTTAAGTCCAGTTATTTTACAAAGACGGTATGCTGATACGGCACAATTACAATCAAATCCCTTTGGCATTCCTCAGGATGAATATACCAAATTGATGAATGATCCTGAAACTCctgaaaacaagaaaagattagatgaattaataaatcaaaGGGCCATTGATGAACAGTTAAGAAACGCCTACGAATATACCCCTGAAGTCTTTGCCACAGTAACAATGTTATACATTAGCTTAGAGATCAATGGCCAACCTGTCAAGGCCTTTGTTGACTCGGGTGCTCAAATGACCATCATGTCAAGCAGACTAGCAGAACAAACGGGGTTGTCCAAATTGATCGATAAAAGATTTATCGGTGAAGCTCACGGTGTCGGTACAGGTAAAATATTGGGGCGAATTCACCAAGCACAAATTAGAATTGAAACTCAATATATTCCAAGTAGTTTTGTTGTGTTAGACACTCAGATTGATCTTTTAATTGGGTTGGATATGCTAAAGAGGCACCAAGCTTGTATTGATCTGGAAAAAAACGTATTGAGGATAGCGGGCGTTGAAACTAAATTTTTAGGGGAAGCTGACATTCCAAAAGATTTCGAATCTGCCACTACAAACACCCTCAAGTCAACAGAATCAGCCAGCGAAACATCCGGTACCTCCGCCACGAAGACTAGGCAAATAAACGCACCACAACCAGGGGCAGTTGCAACGCCATCAACTGTTCCTACTTCAAGTCATGCGAACACATACCCCGAAAATACCATAAAACAACTAATGGATCTAGGTTTTTCACGAAATGAGGTAATAAAGGCTTTGGATGCAACTGGTGGTAATGCAGACTTTGCTGCgtcatttttattcaattaG